In Sphingobacterium thalpophilum, a genomic segment contains:
- a CDS encoding OmpA family protein yields MAHLEVKPKSGAPWWLWLLLALIALAIILFFVNRNNSASDVADARDSTGMVTDQGDMGGDTLATTEPSWNSVDFNSAESSDPNITDKDIRVRSSDGYTIYSLGENILFATDQSAIQSNSEAKLKQISSALNKDFQGAYVGVFGNTDSTGTASHNKQLGMERATAVKDWLVRQGGIDQSKVSVHSRGENAPVADNASASGKNQNRNVEIVVFRNK; encoded by the coding sequence ATGGCACATTTAGAAGTAAAACCTAAAAGCGGAGCACCATGGTGGCTTTGGCTTCTACTCGCACTTATTGCATTGGCAATAATCTTGTTTTTTGTAAATCGTAATAACAGTGCATCCGATGTCGCTGATGCCAGGGACAGCACTGGCATGGTAACAGATCAGGGCGATATGGGCGGGGATACCCTTGCAACAACGGAACCAAGCTGGAATTCAGTAGATTTCAATAGTGCTGAATCTTCGGACCCGAACATCACGGACAAAGATATTCGCGTACGCTCCAGTGATGGCTATACCATTTACTCGCTTGGCGAAAATATATTATTTGCCACTGACCAAAGCGCCATACAAAGCAATTCCGAGGCGAAACTTAAACAAATTTCGTCGGCTTTGAATAAAGATTTTCAAGGTGCCTATGTAGGCGTATTTGGGAATACGGATTCTACCGGCACGGCATCCCACAACAAGCAGCTGGGCATGGAACGTGCTACTGCCGTGAAGGACTGGTTGGTTAGACAAGGTGGAATTGACCAAAGCAAAGTAAGCGTACATTCACGTGGAGAAAATGCTCCTGTGGCTGACAATGCAAGCGCAAGCGGAAAAAATCAAAACCGAAATGTAGAGATCGTGGTTTTTCGCAATAAATAG
- a CDS encoding PRC-barrel domain-containing protein, producing the protein MALEEKKYNHLIELGGSDYEIVDGEPDIRGWKVKNQAGQSLGEVDDLLFDPQSQQVRYIIVDLKDADLPIEDDKKILVPIGVAALYDGKRIQASNDEPGTVEPIDRSGVLPVDEIDPVEPATDYRYNPVDDGEVVVVPVTADRLTRLPAYRENYLDPDTELSIRHIYEGTGDVGFTVGSSVYDQDFYQHPHFNEDTFYSPGSKTDEFAAERERARRVRARYDRNLDGDPNDLI; encoded by the coding sequence ATGGCATTAGAAGAAAAAAAATACAACCATTTGATCGAATTAGGAGGAAGCGATTATGAAATCGTTGATGGTGAACCAGATATTAGGGGCTGGAAGGTGAAAAATCAGGCCGGACAATCGCTAGGTGAGGTAGATGACCTCCTTTTTGACCCTCAAAGCCAACAAGTACGCTATATTATTGTTGACCTGAAAGATGCAGATTTGCCTATTGAAGACGACAAAAAGATATTGGTGCCCATTGGCGTAGCTGCACTTTATGACGGGAAGCGTATACAGGCGAGTAATGATGAACCGGGTACCGTGGAGCCCATCGACCGCAGCGGCGTACTACCGGTAGATGAAATCGATCCCGTGGAACCTGCTACAGACTATCGCTATAATCCGGTCGATGATGGTGAAGTCGTGGTGGTACCGGTTACTGCCGACCGTCTGACCAGACTACCGGCGTACCGTGAAAATTACCTGGATCCGGATACTGAATTATCCATTCGCCATATTTATGAGGGAACAGGTGATGTCGGATTTACGGTGGGATCTAGTGTATATGACCAGGATTTTTATCAACATCCACATTTTAATGAAGATACATTTTATAGCCCGGGATCAAAGACAGACGAATTTGCTGCGGAGCGCGAGCGTGCACGACGTGTACGTGCGAGATACGATAGAAATTTAGATGGTGATCCCAATGATTTAATCTAA
- a CDS encoding SusC/RagA family TonB-linked outer membrane protein, with protein MKRSMLILVSLLSTYGVALAQKIVTGKVTTTDGSALGGVTVLEKGKNTQSITTNSGMYKITVQENATLIFRHVGYNQIEKALMGQSVINISLSENSSSLDEVVVTAFGVKRDRKTLGYSTPIVAGSDVSETQRESFFQGLQGRVPGLSVNSTSGMPGASAQIVLRGFASISGDNNALIVVDGVPINNSTLNENDLASNGANRDLDYSNRAMDINPDDIETYTILKGPEATAQFGSQGAGGAILITTKKGKAGKFTVNYSLSGRVETVNKYPERQYVYAQGTNGVYAANSVYSMGPKYAEGVTLYKDNVNNFFRTGYNQKHNLSFEGGSEKVTYRWSNEYSNNTGIVPNTSYKRFSTRLNGTAKFNDKLEFNTSFNYINSQNDKVRKGNTGYLITLMRFNPLFDVRDWIDEKGNRVLHSTDIYNELDNPFWDVYRNTANDDVNRLLATSNITYRATNWLSLNGIIGIDFANTRGQSVYHPQSYSGSGSSTNVRNGSMNEYQVNARVLSGSFMATANTKIGRDISFRANLGTEFKDYNTLTNSQYGEDFYDPNFYSINNTFPSTRLARSVANNFRTVGFLAQAGFGYLDNLLYLNLTGRLDAASRMMPNNPYFGYPSASLAFNFSDLSFFKNKVQWLSDGKYRISVGTTGKAPFKSYYTLSNLEPKLSTGGGFAYGVNGGNPDLKAEKTRDFETGLEFGFFKRRLTFDFSYFNRLSTGQIILPRLSYGSGFVLRMMNGGEVKTYGTELQVNVNPIKKDDFSWDMTFNFTQYKGKVLSLAEELPELYDSDTWVLSGVRSSVMPGYSIGTLTGTQFKRNERGDILINPQTGLPIAGTDKYYPIGDRIPDYTLGIVNKFNYKNFYLTFLWDLRKGGDVLNGLDYRLYTYGQSVKTLNREDPRVIQGVLEDGLENTANPTVNHIAVTPYSASAYYMTNIEPQMFIEKNIYAFRLRDVTLRYALPKHLTQRISSQAALSVFFTATDLFLFTNYTGLDPESNSNTAGLGGIGGYGIDYGNMAKPRGFNFGLNMRF; from the coding sequence ATGAAAAGAAGTATGCTCATACTAGTGAGTTTACTGAGTACGTATGGTGTCGCCCTGGCCCAAAAAATCGTTACCGGTAAAGTCACTACGACAGATGGGTCGGCATTAGGCGGTGTAACAGTTCTCGAAAAAGGCAAAAACACCCAGTCCATCACCACCAACAGTGGAATGTACAAGATCACCGTACAAGAAAACGCCACCTTAATTTTTAGACATGTCGGTTATAACCAAATCGAAAAAGCGCTCATGGGGCAGTCGGTAATCAACATCAGCCTATCCGAAAACAGTTCGTCCCTCGACGAAGTGGTAGTCACCGCTTTCGGAGTCAAACGTGATCGAAAAACCCTCGGATACTCCACACCTATCGTTGCCGGATCAGATGTATCCGAAACCCAACGCGAATCGTTTTTCCAAGGTCTCCAAGGCCGTGTACCGGGCCTATCTGTCAATAGTACCAGTGGTATGCCAGGTGCATCAGCACAAATCGTACTGCGCGGCTTTGCCTCCATCTCTGGCGACAACAATGCCCTTATCGTTGTCGATGGCGTACCCATCAACAACTCCACACTGAATGAAAATGACCTGGCTAGCAATGGAGCAAATCGAGATCTCGATTACTCCAATCGGGCAATGGATATCAATCCAGACGATATCGAAACCTACACCATTCTGAAAGGCCCCGAGGCGACAGCCCAATTCGGCAGCCAAGGTGCAGGCGGAGCCATTCTCATAACAACCAAGAAAGGAAAAGCCGGTAAATTTACCGTCAACTATTCGCTTTCAGGACGCGTTGAAACGGTCAATAAATACCCCGAGCGGCAATATGTTTATGCACAGGGAACCAATGGTGTATACGCCGCTAATTCGGTCTATTCAATGGGACCAAAATATGCAGAAGGAGTCACGCTCTACAAAGACAATGTCAACAACTTCTTCCGCACCGGATATAATCAAAAGCATAATCTTTCTTTCGAAGGCGGATCAGAAAAAGTGACTTACCGCTGGTCCAATGAATACAGCAACAATACTGGTATCGTCCCCAATACCAGCTATAAGCGCTTTTCGACCCGCCTCAATGGAACAGCAAAATTTAACGACAAACTCGAATTTAACACCTCTTTCAACTATATCAATTCACAAAACGATAAAGTCCGTAAAGGCAATACAGGCTACCTGATTACCCTGATGCGCTTCAACCCGCTGTTTGATGTGAGGGACTGGATCGATGAAAAAGGGAATCGTGTACTCCACAGCACCGATATTTACAATGAGCTGGATAATCCCTTTTGGGATGTATACCGCAATACCGCCAATGATGATGTAAACCGCCTCCTTGCCACTTCCAACATTACCTATCGTGCTACGAACTGGCTAAGCCTCAACGGGATCATCGGCATCGACTTTGCCAACACACGGGGGCAAAGCGTTTACCATCCTCAATCCTACTCCGGATCAGGGTCTTCGACCAATGTACGCAATGGCTCCATGAATGAGTATCAAGTCAATGCACGCGTGCTCTCGGGATCATTTATGGCGACGGCCAATACAAAAATCGGTCGCGACATTAGTTTTAGGGCAAACTTGGGAACAGAATTTAAAGACTACAATACCCTTACTAACTCCCAATATGGCGAGGACTTTTACGATCCCAACTTTTACAGCATCAACAACACCTTTCCGAGCACGCGCCTGGCGCGATCTGTTGCCAATAACTTTCGTACAGTCGGATTTTTGGCACAGGCCGGATTTGGATATCTCGACAACCTCCTGTACCTCAATTTAACAGGTCGATTGGATGCAGCCTCCCGCATGATGCCCAACAATCCTTATTTTGGCTACCCATCGGCATCCTTGGCCTTTAATTTTTCAGACCTGTCTTTCTTCAAAAATAAAGTACAATGGCTCAGTGACGGAAAATACCGCATCTCTGTCGGCACGACCGGAAAAGCACCCTTCAAAAGCTACTATACCCTATCCAATCTAGAGCCAAAGCTCTCAACAGGAGGCGGATTTGCTTACGGCGTGAACGGCGGTAACCCCGACCTGAAAGCCGAAAAAACCAGAGATTTTGAAACAGGACTCGAATTTGGCTTTTTTAAACGCCGCCTCACATTTGATTTCAGCTATTTTAATCGATTAAGCACAGGACAGATCATTCTGCCAAGATTGAGCTATGGCTCAGGCTTTGTACTACGGATGATGAACGGCGGCGAAGTCAAAACGTATGGCACCGAATTGCAAGTGAATGTCAACCCGATCAAAAAAGACGATTTCAGCTGGGATATGACCTTCAATTTTACCCAATATAAAGGAAAAGTACTTTCATTAGCAGAAGAATTACCCGAACTGTATGATTCTGACACCTGGGTACTGAGCGGCGTACGTTCTTCCGTGATGCCAGGCTATAGTATCGGTACCCTAACAGGTACGCAGTTTAAAAGAAACGAGCGTGGAGACATTTTGATCAATCCACAAACAGGCTTACCCATTGCCGGCACCGATAAGTATTATCCGATAGGCGACCGCATTCCCGACTATACACTTGGCATTGTCAACAAGTTCAATTACAAAAACTTTTACCTAACGTTTTTATGGGATCTCCGCAAAGGTGGCGATGTGCTCAACGGGCTAGATTATAGACTCTATACCTATGGGCAGTCTGTGAAAACATTAAATCGGGAAGACCCGCGGGTAATTCAGGGCGTATTGGAAGACGGGCTTGAAAACACGGCCAATCCAACAGTAAACCACATTGCAGTAACACCATATTCCGCATCCGCCTACTATATGACCAATATCGAACCGCAGATGTTTATCGAGAAAAACATTTATGCATTTAGGCTTCGGGATGTAACTCTTCGCTATGCCCTACCCAAACATCTGACACAACGCATCTCATCACAAGCCGCACTTAGCGTATTTTTTACGGCCACCGATCTCTTCCTGTTCACCAATTACACAGGGCTGGATCCCGAAAGTAATAGCAATACAGCAGGACTAGGCGGTATCGGCGGATACGGAATCGATTACGGGAATATGGCTAAACCCAGAGGTTTCAATTTTGGTTTAAACATGAGATTTTAG
- a CDS encoding DUF4397 domain-containing protein produces the protein MKIFKNLAFLALGVFGLYSCEKSIQDFGKVDFLGADDVIVKINMASIYPDDRYMYVKFDDQRVTSLIRGREPFPGGGYNTRGDSRPDFLKWKAGNVKVQVALPHKTDDGRDSIILAESSVNLSAGKRYTIHITDTAQNTKMILNEEDLTRPDSTQARYHFTNLMPNVPSIDLYYGAAATGSADATAVQDSLVAKDIKYLETSPYFQLNRIATRTWKIRKAGSPVTNGTVIASYSNAGAILDRRSYVIYALGYDGFTSTIMKPYVSFFLVR, from the coding sequence ATGAAGATATTCAAAAACTTAGCATTTCTAGCTTTAGGTGTCTTTGGCCTATATTCATGCGAGAAATCCATTCAGGACTTTGGAAAAGTAGATTTCCTTGGCGCCGATGATGTCATCGTGAAAATCAATATGGCATCGATATATCCCGATGACCGCTATATGTATGTCAAATTTGACGATCAGCGCGTTACTTCACTCATTCGGGGACGCGAGCCCTTTCCCGGCGGCGGGTATAATACCCGCGGAGATTCACGGCCTGATTTTTTAAAATGGAAAGCCGGCAACGTAAAGGTACAAGTTGCCCTTCCACATAAAACCGACGATGGACGCGACTCCATTATCTTGGCCGAATCATCCGTTAACCTGAGCGCAGGCAAGCGCTATACCATTCATATTACCGATACGGCGCAGAACACAAAAATGATCCTCAATGAAGAAGACCTCACACGGCCCGACAGTACACAAGCAAGGTATCACTTTACCAATCTGATGCCCAATGTACCATCAATAGACCTGTACTATGGTGCTGCGGCCACTGGGAGCGCAGATGCCACCGCCGTGCAAGACTCACTTGTCGCCAAGGACATTAAATACCTGGAAACAAGTCCATATTTCCAGCTCAACCGCATTGCCACCCGTACCTGGAAGATCCGCAAGGCGGGATCTCCGGTAACAAATGGCACTGTAATCGCCTCCTACAGCAATGCCGGAGCCATCCTGGACCGCAGGTCATATGTCATTTATGCTTTGGGCTATGATGGATTTACCAGCACCATCATGAAGCCTTATGTTTCATTTTTCTTAGTTCGATAG
- a CDS encoding phosphodiester glycosidase family protein: protein MAQTDLIKTFLVDSSVTLTNGLVRTHIRYQNKLDQRVSLQLLTVDLSSKAVFPSIMSAFDDYLYVSQPIGDMAKYCEPRAGGEILAATNAALSSTYSYIKNGRQINVSTSNIKTKEKTRPFFAIHKDGTPYIGNCADTTKFAFEPYDLNQFSGLVSGTNWVRYRGYNVLTTAAIVQAITAIGLSADNKTMYALVVDGGDTNFSVGISLNDVAVLMGALGSYDAFVLNGGPTSVMVQKTNTGNQFNPVVWNTVSKPLTAGGSASISGIAFVKR, encoded by the coding sequence ATGGCGCAGACCGACCTCATCAAAACATTTCTGGTCGATTCATCTGTTACCCTAACCAATGGACTTGTACGAACCCATATTCGCTACCAGAACAAGCTCGATCAACGCGTGAGCCTTCAACTGCTCACTGTAGATCTTTCATCAAAAGCGGTTTTTCCTTCAATCATGAGTGCATTTGATGATTACCTATATGTGAGCCAGCCGATAGGTGATATGGCCAAGTACTGCGAACCACGCGCAGGCGGCGAGATCCTCGCAGCAACAAATGCGGCGTTATCGTCCACTTATTCCTACATTAAAAACGGGCGGCAGATCAATGTATCCACGAGCAATATAAAGACCAAAGAGAAGACCAGACCTTTCTTTGCGATACACAAGGATGGCACGCCTTACATAGGCAATTGTGCCGATACCACCAAGTTTGCTTTTGAGCCTTATGATTTGAATCAATTTAGCGGGCTGGTATCCGGCACCAATTGGGTCCGTTACCGGGGTTATAACGTTTTGACTACAGCAGCAATTGTTCAAGCGATAACAGCCATTGGCCTATCCGCAGATAATAAAACGATGTATGCCTTAGTTGTCGACGGAGGCGACACCAATTTTTCAGTAGGCATCAGTTTAAATGATGTTGCCGTTTTGATGGGAGCCTTAGGCAGTTACGATGCATTTGTATTGAACGGCGGTCCCACCAGCGTGATGGTCCAAAAGACCAATACAGGAAACCAATTTAATCCCGTGGTCTGGAACACCGTATCCAAGCCATTAACGGCAGGCGGATCTGCAAGCATCAGCGGTATCGCATTTGTGAAGCGATAA
- a CDS encoding SusD/RagB family nutrient-binding outer membrane lipoprotein, whose translation MRTTLYILIFLVLTGLSSCKKYLDINENPSNPQLVKAELLLAPIIYQMANGYANDQRQMNKFNQTILGASTDESSRIWERHGFPQQSDVGGVMWRMVYFDHGLNLQLMINDAIANQKYEYAAIGYAVKAWGYQMLTDYHGPIILDEALRTQQLSFRYNDQPEVYAKVRVWCDSALYYLDQKSPVDYSANLNSKKGDNLFRGNMDRWRKFVYGLKALQYIHLVNKPDFKEKYADSIAYFVDRSFDSPSDDAGVKFDGDKSETANVVSSKFGLYTTSYYNRAGKPIVRYLTGGLRGEPIENPKISTDPRLSRMLMINNPVDSIYVGGEPNVSNTTVPNILGDVSSGVGKFIFRDAADFPLMTYAQLQLVKAEALFIKGDAAKAYEAYIKGIYAHMNFVNKYINTTNEKSITAVEIDNYIKGGEIPLSAADLTLADIMGQKYIVQWGWGGLEQWCDLRKYHYNTEIFKQFIPLAGSQLTYNDYCYRVRPRYNSEYVWNASELERWGGLEPEYVIKPTWFVTTTY comes from the coding sequence ATGAGAACAACGCTTTATATACTTATTTTCTTAGTCCTGACCGGATTGAGCAGTTGTAAAAAATACCTGGACATCAATGAAAACCCGTCCAACCCACAGCTTGTAAAAGCCGAATTGCTTTTAGCTCCGATTATCTATCAAATGGCCAATGGTTATGCCAATGACCAACGTCAGATGAACAAGTTCAATCAGACCATCCTTGGCGCCAGCACCGATGAATCCTCCCGAATCTGGGAGCGGCATGGATTTCCACAGCAAAGTGATGTTGGCGGTGTGATGTGGCGTATGGTCTATTTTGATCACGGACTAAACCTGCAGTTGATGATCAATGACGCCATAGCCAATCAGAAATATGAATATGCCGCAATCGGCTATGCCGTAAAAGCCTGGGGCTATCAGATGCTGACCGACTATCACGGCCCCATTATTCTCGATGAGGCCTTGCGTACGCAACAGTTATCTTTCAGATACAATGACCAACCAGAAGTGTATGCTAAAGTACGCGTATGGTGTGATTCTGCATTATATTATCTGGATCAAAAAAGCCCCGTCGATTACAGCGCCAACCTCAATTCAAAAAAGGGCGACAATCTCTTTCGGGGCAATATGGACCGCTGGCGCAAATTTGTCTACGGCCTAAAAGCACTTCAGTACATTCACTTGGTTAATAAACCCGATTTTAAGGAAAAGTATGCCGACTCGATTGCCTATTTTGTGGACCGCTCCTTTGATTCACCATCCGATGATGCAGGCGTTAAATTTGACGGCGACAAATCCGAAACAGCCAATGTGGTAAGCTCAAAATTCGGCCTTTATACCACATCCTATTACAACAGAGCCGGTAAGCCTATTGTGCGCTACCTAACCGGGGGATTGCGGGGCGAACCTATTGAAAATCCAAAAATATCGACAGACCCTCGTCTATCGCGTATGTTGATGATCAATAATCCTGTTGACAGTATTTACGTCGGTGGTGAGCCCAATGTATCCAATACCACCGTTCCAAATATCCTAGGCGACGTCAGTAGCGGTGTAGGCAAATTCATCTTTAGAGACGCCGCAGATTTTCCATTGATGACCTATGCGCAGCTGCAACTGGTCAAAGCCGAGGCCCTCTTTATCAAAGGCGACGCAGCAAAGGCCTATGAGGCCTATATCAAAGGTATCTATGCCCACATGAACTTCGTCAATAAGTACATCAATACAACCAATGAAAAATCCATTACTGCTGTTGAAATAGATAATTACATCAAGGGAGGAGAAATACCGCTATCAGCTGCTGATCTAACCCTAGCCGACATTATGGGACAAAAGTATATTGTGCAATGGGGCTGGGGAGGTCTTGAACAATGGTGTGATTTAAGAAAATATCATTATAACACCGAAATATTTAAACAGTTTATTCCATTGGCCGGCAGTCAGCTTACCTATAATGATTATTGCTACCGCGTCCGGCCCCGTTATAATTCGGAGTACGTATGGAATGCTTCAGAGCTAGAACGATGGGGCGGATTAGAGCCGGAGTACGTGATTAAGCCAACCTGGTTTGTTACAACAACTTATTAA
- a CDS encoding PAS domain-containing sensor histidine kinase: MKTTANLLVSILEQSHSAIAIYDSIDLNIAFVSQGMLDILCVDRSILGRSFCACFPHFKEEGFSSILKNVWKTGIVYQAERTPANIVHEETKTLRYFNFEYRPLLDEEGKTYAILHTASDVTEQHLAYKNVEEKQEQLMFSRELDVLASTLAHDLKNPLSVLKIGNSFLRKNVGVSVKVSERWFEAFAASIQNIESIINQTLQLGKIHSAEKEVACVAMDKKIRNCIDEIKLVYPDKQMEIKLGDLFPLYTDGGIVYQVFINLIGNAVKYAKKSGEAFLHIYSEKADKGVVYYLEDNGLGIPEDELQKVFLTNERASNTAKIAGSGIGLALGKHLMERIGGTIHLSSELNKGTVVRLFFPVSSRTLA; this comes from the coding sequence ATGAAAACTACAGCTAATCTTCTGGTGTCTATTTTGGAGCAGTCCCATAGTGCGATCGCAATTTATGATAGCATAGACCTAAATATTGCTTTTGTTAGCCAAGGTATGCTGGATATATTATGTGTGGATCGGTCCATCCTAGGGCGTAGTTTTTGTGCATGCTTTCCTCATTTTAAAGAAGAAGGTTTTTCATCTATTTTGAAAAACGTTTGGAAAACAGGAATTGTCTATCAGGCTGAGCGTACACCCGCAAATATTGTTCATGAAGAGACGAAAACACTGCGGTATTTTAATTTTGAATATAGGCCATTGCTTGACGAGGAGGGGAAAACCTATGCCATTTTGCATACGGCAAGTGATGTGACTGAGCAACATCTTGCCTACAAAAATGTGGAGGAAAAGCAAGAGCAGCTTATGTTTAGCCGCGAATTGGACGTGCTCGCCAGCACTTTGGCACATGATCTAAAAAATCCATTGTCTGTTTTGAAAATTGGGAATAGTTTTCTGAGGAAAAATGTGGGTGTTTCGGTTAAGGTAAGTGAAAGGTGGTTTGAAGCCTTTGCGGCATCTATTCAAAATATAGAAAGTATTATAAATCAGACATTGCAGCTTGGCAAGATACACAGTGCCGAGAAAGAAGTCGCGTGTGTGGCAATGGATAAAAAAATAAGGAATTGTATTGATGAAATTAAACTGGTATATCCCGACAAACAAATGGAAATCAAATTAGGAGATCTATTTCCTTTGTATACGGATGGCGGAATCGTTTATCAGGTTTTTATAAATCTAATTGGTAATGCCGTTAAATATGCAAAAAAATCAGGCGAGGCTTTTTTGCATATTTATAGTGAAAAAGCTGATAAAGGAGTAGTATATTATCTCGAAGATAATGGCCTCGGGATTCCGGAAGACGAGTTGCAGAAGGTTTTTCTTACAAATGAACGGGCGAGTAATACTGCCAAGATTGCTGGATCGGGAATCGGGCTGGCATTGGGTAAACATCTCATGGAACGTATCGGTGGGACGATTCATTTATCGAGCGAACTTAACAAAGGAACCGTCGTTCGCTTATTTTTTCCAGTTTCATCGCGAACGTTAGCCTAA
- a CDS encoding LacI family DNA-binding transcriptional regulator, with the protein MENKKISINDIAKHLKIAKSTVSLIINGKADERRISKELQAKVLDYVREVRFYPHHLAQSLATGRSSSIGLIVEDISDSFFGPIALMIENLAKTKGYRIMYSSTLGDTNTAIEIINFFRRSQLDGYIIAPTKGIEDVVKEMVDEHIPIVLFDRDPVEGVDFVGTNNKEAMIEACMHLYDKGFRQIGFVTLESTQSQMHERLLGYHLEELSNNIIKLLLKQIEKPTKDNASHVVLPSVIKARKSSERKSNNLLPIGRNN; encoded by the coding sequence ATGGAAAATAAAAAGATTTCAATAAATGACATTGCGAAACACTTAAAAATAGCAAAGTCAACCGTATCGTTGATCATTAACGGAAAAGCTGACGAAAGACGGATTAGCAAAGAATTACAGGCTAAAGTACTGGATTATGTCAGAGAGGTTCGTTTTTACCCGCATCACTTAGCGCAAAGCCTAGCCACAGGCCGAAGTAGCAGTATCGGACTTATTGTTGAAGATATTTCTGACTCATTTTTTGGACCAATAGCGCTCATGATCGAAAATCTAGCCAAAACGAAAGGGTATAGGATAATGTACAGCAGTACCCTCGGTGATACCAATACAGCCATTGAGATTATCAATTTTTTCAGACGGAGCCAACTGGATGGCTATATCATTGCACCAACCAAAGGAATAGAAGATGTCGTTAAAGAAATGGTGGATGAACATATCCCAATTGTTCTATTTGACCGGGATCCGGTCGAAGGTGTGGATTTTGTCGGAACCAACAACAAGGAAGCAATGATTGAAGCTTGTATGCATCTATATGATAAGGGATTTCGTCAGATTGGATTCGTTACACTCGAATCTACACAAAGCCAAATGCATGAACGATTATTAGGTTACCACTTGGAGGAACTAAGTAACAACATTATAAAATTATTGCTAAAGCAGATAGAAAAACCAACAAAAGATAATGCTAGTCATGTAGTGTTACCCTCTGTGATAAAAGCAAGAAAGTCATCTGAAAGAAAAAGCAATAATCTTCTGCCAATCGGTCGCAACAACTGA
- a CDS encoding helix-turn-helix domain-containing protein, with protein sequence MDKLGKAIRLLRHQKGWNQGDVATRLEISIPAFSKIETGFTDLNISRLNQIAKVFNLTTAQLLYYSENKEIKEHVEELKVISEKISQREDEIIQLQKKLIQLYEQLYKYDNA encoded by the coding sequence ATGGACAAACTAGGAAAAGCAATTAGATTACTGAGACATCAAAAAGGCTGGAATCAAGGCGATGTTGCAACGCGATTAGAAATATCAATTCCTGCATTTTCTAAAATTGAAACCGGTTTTACAGATTTAAATATCTCTCGATTAAACCAAATCGCAAAGGTATTTAATTTGACAACCGCACAGCTTTTATATTATTCTGAAAATAAAGAAATTAAAGAGCATGTTGAGGAGTTAAAAGTTATTTCGGAAAAGATATCCCAACGCGAGGACGAAATCATTCAGCTTCAGAAAAAGCTTATCCAGCTCTATGAGCAATTGTACAAGTACGATAACGCTTAA